The DNA sequence gtatatatatatatatatatgtgtgtatatatatatatatatatatatatgtgtgtgtgttctaggtAACGTTTATAATACCTCTGCTTGACAACCTATATTGACGTAATTTAAAGAAACTCGTAACATTTAACGCATAAAATTTTCTTTGGTAAGtttatattattcaaattttattttagcgAAACTTGATTGTCAACTTTAATTAAACATAACAATCATCGCAGACGTTCCCTCCGTGACCATTTCGtttacttattatcattattattgttttgtttttcagagcGGACTTTCGGAATAGCGATTGTTTTCCTTCCTATTTTAAAACTCCTGATTTTCATTCAACAGGAATTACGATCATaaaagaccttttttttttcatttttgccccCTAATCCCGTGTTGTTTTCCTTCCCCGTGATAGCTGCTCCCGAGATTCCACCTTTTCAGGTGTAATATCTCGGATTATATTAACCAACTCGTCTTCCTTCCTATTTTAGAGACCGTAAGTTGTAAGTtggtgccttgaagaattttcgctgctatttctagcaaatccgTCCATCACATTATATGTTTGTCCTTCGTCTCTTttgaagtgaaaatatataaaatattgtatcaCTAATTATTTTGACAACCGAATCAGTAACTTTCAGCTTTCATTTACTGTGTAAAATTCTCTGAGagctgatttaaaaaaatatattttgctccaTCGCAGAATATCGGAGTAAAGTAAGGGAGGAATCCTAATGAACTTATTGTGTTCGGTGCTCAGGTGCACCACGACTCATCAGAAAAAGGAACCCAAAGTGCATGGACAGTTCgtagaatatgcacaggaagtaAACAGGGAAAAAgtcgaaaaaaagaaagaaataggagtGGTGGCATCAGGTGCACttttggcgaatttcaggaagcatgaaaGTTTTGAAAGACGTCACGATAAATTAAAAATTGATGCAAATAGTTTACCAGAACATTCTCTgttgcttattattatcatcattattatttttacagttcTGTTGGATGAAGAACTCTTGAAAATGTCTTTGAACAAATTCATGCATCCCCGGAATCTATACAAAAAACGCAAACCTAACTTCAAAGAATTAGCCTTGAAATATCCAGAATTTCGAAGCTATTTGGAACAGAATCTTTCTGGTAAACTAGTTCTTGATTTCAAGAATCCTGCAGCTCTTCGCTTGCTCAGTACCATTCTTTTGAAGGAAGATTTGGGGCTGGAAGTCGACATCCCTACCAATCGTTTGGTGCCAACCATTCCACTTCGGCTGAACTACATTCACTGGATTGAAGATCTGATTGTCTCTCATCAATCCTCTCTTCCCGTCCAAGGTATTGATATTGGTAAGTGTGTATCTATAGTTATATCTGTACATggctatgtgtctgtgtgtgtctaggtgtatctgtgtgtatgggtgtttttgTGTAACTGTATGGGTctgttgagtgtatgtgtgcatctgcattTTTacctgtgcatgtgcatgcacacatttgtgtataaccATGTATCTATGAGTTCAGTAGGGGTGGTCAGGATATGTAGAAGGCTGCTTCTGTTGCAGACTGTTTCAGCATGAATGATGAAAATAGATATGAAACTAATAGGGAGATGGAGGCACAGCCACAGGGGCCCATGGTGGTAATTAGTTGGGGGATGGGGTCAGATGTGGTTGGATCCTGAAGTTGTGATTAGGGTTCCTTAGTTTGAGGGTTTGAAACCTGAAGGATGAGATCAGattattcagagagagagacagacagatgcacacatatgttCAAGCTTATAATGAAGGCCAATTAGAGAAGCTATAATTAGTCCTTGAAATGGCATTTAATTAGAGTAGGGTGTGGTAGACAGAAGTACTACATCACATGACACACCATTTAGCAACCATCAGGGGacaatagctgttgttgtttaaccctaggttagccTTGATCAAGCAGTCCTGTAATGCGatgtgttccaaccatgaccatcctgttgttTTTTATATCATGGACTAAATTTTCCAGTGCGTCCTTTATTTAAGACTtctttgaatgagatttggttgttatttctggcaTGGCCTTTTTCATTGGCTCCAGCAGTGAGGGTCGTGGGTGGCAGTTTATATATGACAGGAGGAGTTAACTTTGATTATTCCTCTGCTCCCTGGAGTTGGAACAACTAACATTTGCTTTGGTTCTTCAGAGTATCTGCTTTTGGGAACTGAGAAAGAGGAAACAGTGGTTCCATTCCTGTGTTTCCTCTTGAAATCCTTTCACTAttctatttctgttgaaataatctGATTTTCTCATATTAACACTTGTGATGCAAAGACACTTGAGACCACTCTTGGTTCTTTTATACAAATTCTGCTTTAAAGAATTATcatgaaatgaatacaaaacgGATTCTCTTTTGCTTCCTCAACTCACAGGTACCGGATCTTGTTGTATCTACCCTTTACTGGGCCATAAGCTCAATGGCTGGAAGTTCTTAGCCACAGAACTGGATGAAGAAAGTGCAGCCAAAGcaatagaaaatgtagaaaagaaCAACTTTCAAGACTCCATAACGAgtaaatgccttttttttttcttttccatttttttttatttacaattcttgcatttaaaaaaatctatgtcatcatcatcatatgtccatgtTTCATACTGACACAGGCTGGATAGTTTAACAGGACTGGGTGTGTCCAAGGATTGCATCAAGTGTCTGCTTtgtacagctggaggcccttctttatagccaaccattttacagtcaACTTGgtgcttcctaatgccaaccactctgagagtgtagtgggtgctttttatgtgccactagcacagaagccagtcaggcagcactggcattgaccatgttcagatggtgctttttacatgccaccggcacaggggccagtcggTAGAGGACTGGCATTGACcatatttggatggtgctttttacgtgccaccggtacgaggaGCCAGTCAGACGTCACTGGCATCGACccacgtttgaatggtgcttattacgtgccaccagcatgggtgccagtcaggcgacactggcattggccacaactacaatttcaatcttgatttgattttgattttacttgactcgaTAAGTCGTCTCAAGTGCAGCGTATcactcgattttttttttttttttttttttttttttttttttttttttttttttttagttaagaaAGTCAGCAAACTGGAGAGTTTGAGATCAGTGGTGGAAGAAACTAATGAGACATATGATTTCTGCATGTGTAACCCACCATTCTACAGCAACGAAGAAGAGCCAGTGGTTGCTTCACCTTTCAACAAACGAGCAGCACCACATGCAGCTGCGACGGCCAGCAGTGTGGAGAGTGTTACGTGGGGTGGGGAATATCAGTTTGTGAATCAGTTGATCCAGGACAGCCTAGTGCTGCGCAACAGAGTCAGGTAAGTTACATCCTGCAGTGACAGGAGTGTTTGTGTtaacatctgtgtgtttgtgaaaggCTGAGAgaggctgacagaatcgttgctATCCTGGAGAGAGCAATATAACTGATTCCCTTCGTTGTCAAGATATAAGAAATATCTCTCCGACAACAAATCTACCCCTTTTCTTCCTTCtatcatatatttacatctcAATACCTCACTTGGAGCATCCATCCTATTTCCAAGTCTCCCTTTCAGGCAAGAGACCTCTTTAGTCCTGCAAGTTTCAAGGCAGACTCAGTTCTGGTGCTAGTAGACCGTGTTTgaggttaggaagggcatccagccatagaaaccattctaaAACTGAGAAACTAGGGCAAGGCTTGCTCTGTCTGACCTTTTCACCCTGTctcactgtccaacccatgctagcatggaaagcagacataaatactaaagtacatatttctttttcttcatgaaCTTACTTTGAGGCAGGTATCACAGTATCAGGACAGATAAGGGGACATGGGATTTAGAGCAGAGGCACTGTGCCATAGACTTGACCAAATAATAGCTGCCTGGGAAGAGTAATCATGTCTTACTGATGTTTTTTTCAGAAATCGTTTTAGTgaagaaaatttgataaaaactgGGCAGTTTTGCATAAAACACAAAAtgggttttttgttttaattactaTCGTCTGTTATGGATAATATTTTGTaagttaattaatataattaatagtggtaattagtattttgttttgtctccTAGGATTTATACCAGTATGGTTGGCAAAAAGCAGAACTTGTTGGCCCTGAAGTACGAGTTAAGGAGTTTGAAggtatttgttgctgttttggttcttttttttatctacaacaaattgtattcatcatcatcattcttctgtcttcttttctatgcttgagtgggtggggtggggttttTTTGAAGCATATtctttacaactggatgcccttcctgtctccAACCATTACCTGATTCCAAGCTAAGTAATGTTTCTCTatagtcagacatgtttttgaCAGACTATTGGCAGtggacattcatttacaacaatcctCTGATGtcaaacaaggagacacaaatacattcacaaatctcaactctcatgcatctatacatatatatgacaaggctttggttggcccggggctataatagaagacacttcccaaggtgccatgggaactgaacctgaagccatgtggttgagaagcaagattcttaagtacacagccatgcttgcacctcaCATTAATGAACTCAAATAATGTCAGTTTGCTTCAAGCTTGTATTGAGATTGACAACATTTGGGATTAAAGAATGTTATCTACCCTGGGTCAGTTCATTCAAcgagcaaaaatgaataatctcgAGATGGACCAGTCCAGTGTCGGGGGAACATATATaccacagaatctgggaaaccagccttatgagccttttttatttttcttcttgaatGCTCAAGATCATTTAAAGGGTTCATTGACCCCTTAGatatacttagcagtattttgtccatcttaacgttttgagttcgaatcctgcaaaggccagttttacctttcatccattcagggacaataaaataagaaccaattaagctttagggtcaatctaatcaactatcctcctccTGCCAAATTCCAGCCcctgtgccttcagtagaaacgattattgttgaggtgagttggcagaatcgttaacgtgtcagacaaaatatttagtgatatttcttccagcttgacattctgagttcaattcctgtcgagtttgacttagcctttcatcctttcagggtcaacagaGTACCAGTGAGGTACTGGGGGGAAAACGACAGGGATCCCCTGCTCCTTCCCTTCAAATCTGCTGACctttttgcctttctctttttccctttagGTTccggtcttctcaagcacagaattCTGTCAGGGCAAAACAATGAGGTGGGGCCTGGGCTGGAGCTTTGACGAGAGCGTCTCTTTTACCGTGAGTACCACTCATCTTGTGTGAGTGAGCGTCTGAGTGTTACTTGTGCTGTTATGGTTGATCTATGGACAGATGTTGCTAGTGAAATGTCTACCCAAACAAATTAGCTCTCACCAgggcttttttttctcttttgccaaaaatgCTAagtaacatatacataaacaaaccaacactgattgtcaagggGTAGGAAgcataaacacaaagatatacccctacccacacacatatataagcatgtacatatacggtgggcttccacacagtttctgcctaccaaattcatttacacgGCATTAGTcaacctggggttatagtagaagacattagctCAAGGTTCCGTGctctgggattgaacctgaagccatgtggttgcaaagcaagcatcttaatcGCACAGCCAGTCCTGCATCAGACCGTTGTGCAATTGATGTCCTTTAAATTGTGATTTTGTGTCACGGTTGGCTTCATAAGCCCTTGTCGTGGTTGTGTGGTCATGAGGTTTGCACCTGTGTGATTTTGTGTTccatcccactgcacagcatcttggacaAGCCTCAAGCCAACCCGTGCCTTGTGTATGAagttggtagatggagactgtgttgaagcccatcatatatctgtgtgtgtgtgtgctgacatCTGACTTTTCCCCACTCTCATTAATTATTTCCAGttccatttcttcttcatctGTGCCCACCTCTCCCCAATATATCAATATAGCAATCttcaaatgttatttatttctattttatttgggtttttttctctctttcagaaaTCTTATTtcaaagctgaaaagaaaaaagagaaaatgcccCTGGCACTTTGTATTCCAACTGAAATTGCCATTGACTTTCTCACCTTATGCATTCACATCAAAGAACTTTTGCAGGAACtgaaggtattttctttttctttattagttgttgctgtgtggttaagagactTGCCTCCCAAGCATgtcgttttgggttcagtcctgctgtacagcaccttgggcaagtgtctttactatatgcctggactgaccaaagctttgtgagtgaatttggtaaacagaaacaataagggaacttcatcatcatcatttaatgtcttccatgctggcaagagtTGGGAGGATTTGACAGGAGCTCTCCAGACTCCGatcgtctgttttggcttggattttatggcaggatgcccttagagtgttctgggtgctttttacatagcactagcatgagtgcattttatgtggcaccggcacctgcAAGACAAATACCTCTCAGCTGGGGGAGGGAAGGAGGAGTGGGGTCGTGGCCATAAAAGACATTCCTGTATTTATGAATGGCCActgttttacttagcttgacatgtcccgtatgtatatatatatatatatatatatatttcatatgtatgtgtttgtattactGTCTTTTTGCTGTAACATGTaagagttgtaaatgagtatcactgttatataagcagtgtcattcatttccaaactAGCTGTGCAAAAATATtcctttgtttggaaacaggtgagggttggtgacaggaaagacatCCGACTAtggaaatctacctcaacaagactccatctgacccatgcaggcatggagaaacagatgttaaatgatgatgataatttcccCCCAAAAAAGAGACAGCTcaattggtagagcatcagacaaactGATTTGTGGTTAATCCCCCCCCCCTCGTGTATAGATTTGAGATAAtgtacaaaaacaatatattagaagaactgaaatatatttaagtctTACTGTGGGTTAAATATGAATGTGAACACATTCGTTCTCTACTATTAGTGCGTGCAAAAAAGACAGAGTGGTCAATAAACCATGAAATGGTATGTAAAGAAACCTCCCTCaccttttgttttttctgcatATCAGTTGCATAAAAAGAAtgcatttacattattatttgacCCACAGGCAGGCTTTGCTCTGTTTAAATTTATTCCAGTTCTGATTAAGCTGTATTTCACTTAAAAATAGATATCAAACATAGTTTATTCTGTATAATATTTGAAGCTAATTAAGTtgacaaaatgtttaattaattggCAAAGCAGAAAGGATTCTGACCTTGTCAACTGCAGCCTCAGTCCATGTAGCTGTAAACAGATGAATTTAGCTCTCATGGGGAACAATGTGACTTAACCtgttcatttcatattttattgaaaaccttgtctcactttcttttctctctttctgtcagatAAACTATGTTGAGACAAAAAGCAACAAATGGATTTTAATCATGAGCCTTTTTGCAACAGAGAACACTTGGTCTCATCAAAGACGGCAGCGCCGACAAAGACTGCGAGAAGAACAAAGGAAACTTTCACTTGCCAAAGACTGTGAAAAGGCAACCCCTTCTTTCAACCCTACCtgtacttcctcttcttcttcatcttctaccTCTGTCAACTCCGACAGTAAAGTTTGCCAGCCAGGCTTGTCAACTGAATCAGTTGATGGCAGTGGATGTTGTATAAGTGACTCTTGTGGCACTGGTAAAAAACCTGTGTCCAAAGAGTCTGAAGATGCTGCAGTTGAATCCATTGTTGAAGAGgaagcttcttcttcttcatcaattGAAACAGTGACAGCAACATCTTCTGCTAAAAGGAAGAGAGAGTTGGAAAGTTATAAAGAGGATGAAGATGGGGAGACGACTGCAGCATCCAGTAACAAAAGGGGTAGAAGAGGAGAGTTGGGGGTGAGTGGGGGTCAAGAGACTGAGTGTCAGGTTGATTGTACAAGTGAAGggggtagagagaaagaggagtgcAATGAAAATAGAGATGTGCAACCGAAAAGGGACAGGTGCAGCAATGCAGCAGATGTTGCTCGTTGCAGTTTGTCAAAGGAAAGTGAAGCTAAGAAAGATTATCTCTTTCAGTGCACCATGTTTGTGAAGAGGAAACTCACCTACATGCAGCTGGAGCTTGCATTGGTTGAAGGGGACAACAGGGAAATGCTTCATCAGTTATTACAGTTTTTTAGAAATAAACTGTTGCCATGACAACGACAACgaggtatttttgttttgttttccatctccattagttttgttgttatttcattgatttatttgctatgttttctctttcattcttgtttGCTTAATTAGTAGAAACCAGTTTCATTCCTATTCCTGAATAATTgagagtaaaaaaaacaggacaaCCAACGTGGAGACAACTATTCAAATGAATGGGTGCAGGGTGGTTAAAGTGTCCACTTCACACCCTTGTGGTACTGGGTTCAATCCCAAAGCACGAtcccttgggtaagtgtttccTATGATAGATTTTGGTTGAAAATTACTTTGTCAATAGAATTTGGTTAAGATGCTTGCATCCCAACCCCGTGgtcttgtgttcagtcccactgcccagCACCTTTGATCGGTatgttctactatagctccagactgaccaaagccttgtcttTTGCTTGTGGGAAACCTGGTTGAAGCCCCCTTTCACTGAACTTCTTGCATGTAACACATCGTCTtctttcaagcatctcaacaatctcaccagaccaaCTTTGAGGGAAGCAGGAAGTGACACGGAAAGGGGGGAACTATCGCTTTCAGCATCTGAAAAGAAGGTTGTAAGGAGCATTGGCCGACAAACATGTCAGCAGTTGTCCTTGCATATAATCCACCATCATTTATGCTCCCTCCTCTGGATGTGGGTGTTAGCCTAGCTTTAGTATAAGCAATGTCAGTATAAATACATGTGAGTACATACATTGGCTAACTGGTTACCCGCCAAAATGCCTGTAGCCTCAGTTTCAGTTCACCCCTGAGCTCTAGCATCTTGAATTATCaaagatatttgaataaattttagtatattaattgaaaattattcGCAAAAATGATTATcttaatgttaattctctaaatgaagtattaacagtaactgcacgataaagtgtagtatattgccacttaagtgtggctgacccctaggggtggatgttactgttgcttttagccccaggaggacatctcctccagctggcttatcttaatattttatagaaagttTTTGTGTGCAATATTAAAACGAAGGTTTTGTGTCCCAAATACAGTACAAGGGAGGTCACTCCTAAAAACAATTCTTGCGGAAATTCTGTTGCTTGAacaggttttcttttttatttcagtgaAAAAAGTTCCTTGTTCGACACCCGTTGGAAGTGTCTGAACATAGAGAACAACAATGACGAGGACTACATCGCATAAGCTGTTAGAGTAAACAGAGAAAGCGAGAAGTTTAAGCTGGATGAATTAACGCCAGATATGTTCATGTGCCTGACTTTTTATACAGGGATTTACAATCGAAAAAGAAGTAGAAGTTTGGAACTAGAATTCTTGCAAAGCTGGAAGAAGATGAGGATGTAAGGGCAGAGCAAGAGCGTGGAGAATGTGAAAGGATTGTGAGATTGAGACAGGACAGAGAGGAAATTG is a window from the Octopus bimaculoides isolate UCB-OBI-ISO-001 chromosome 25, ASM119413v2, whole genome shotgun sequence genome containing:
- the LOC106869560 gene encoding RNA N6-adenosine-methyltransferase mettl16 isoform X1 encodes the protein MIPGPTYTPHLAPLDYYLCVCVCKNLIHSHQGIRWKIHTKYERVLLDEELLKMSLNKFMHPRNLYKKRKPNFKELALKYPEFRSYLEQNLSGKLVLDFKNPAALRLLSTILLKEDLGLEVDIPTNRLVPTIPLRLNYIHWIEDLIVSHQSSLPVQGIDIGTGSCCIYPLLGHKLNGWKFLATELDEESAAKAIENVEKNNFQDSITIKKVSKLESLRSVVEETNETYDFCMCNPPFYSNEEEPVVASPFNKRAAPHAAATASSVESVTWGGEYQFVNQLIQDSLVLRNRVRIYTSMVGKKQNLLALKYELRSLKVPVFSSTEFCQGKTMRWGLGWSFDESVSFTKSYFKAEKKKEKMPLALCIPTEIAIDFLTLCIHIKELLQELKINYVETKSNKWILIMSLFATENTWSHQRRQRRQRLREEQRKLSLAKDCEKATPSFNPTCTSSSSSSSTSVNSDSKVCQPGLSTESVDGSGCCISDSCGTGKKPVSKESEDAAVESIVEEEASSSSSIETVTATSSAKRKRELESYKEDEDGETTAASSNKRGRRGELGVSGGQETECQVDCTSEGGREKEECNENRDVQPKRDRCSNAADVARCSLSKESEAKKDYLFQCTMFVKRKLTYMQLELALVEGDNREMLHQLLQFFRNKLLP
- the LOC106869560 gene encoding RNA N6-adenosine-methyltransferase mettl16 isoform X2, with translation MSLNKFMHPRNLYKKRKPNFKELALKYPEFRSYLEQNLSGKLVLDFKNPAALRLLSTILLKEDLGLEVDIPTNRLVPTIPLRLNYIHWIEDLIVSHQSSLPVQGIDIGTGSCCIYPLLGHKLNGWKFLATELDEESAAKAIENVEKNNFQDSITIKKVSKLESLRSVVEETNETYDFCMCNPPFYSNEEEPVVASPFNKRAAPHAAATASSVESVTWGGEYQFVNQLIQDSLVLRNRVRIYTSMVGKKQNLLALKYELRSLKVPVFSSTEFCQGKTMRWGLGWSFDESVSFTKSYFKAEKKKEKMPLALCIPTEIAIDFLTLCIHIKELLQELKINYVETKSNKWILIMSLFATENTWSHQRRQRRQRLREEQRKLSLAKDCEKATPSFNPTCTSSSSSSSTSVNSDSKVCQPGLSTESVDGSGCCISDSCGTGKKPVSKESEDAAVESIVEEEASSSSSIETVTATSSAKRKRELESYKEDEDGETTAASSNKRGRRGELGVSGGQETECQVDCTSEGGREKEECNENRDVQPKRDRCSNAADVARCSLSKESEAKKDYLFQCTMFVKRKLTYMQLELALVEGDNREMLHQLLQFFRNKLLP